DNA from Lolium perenne isolate Kyuss_39 unplaced genomic scaffold, Kyuss_2.0 unplaced48, whole genome shotgun sequence:
TTGGAATTTTGGAAATAACAATGGGTATCTTTATTACATTAACTAAAGCTTATTTATTTCTCTTCATTTCTATCACAATAAGATGGACTTTACCCAGGATGAGAATGGATCAGTTATTAAATCTTGGATGGAAATTTCTTTTACCTATTTCCTTGGGCAATCTCTTATTAACAACTTCTTTCCAACTTGTTTCACTATAAAGAAAATAATACAATAACAGTAAGAATATTTTCAACACAAAGGCTCTGTCAAACAAGAGAAAGAAACATATCTTTTTCATAGATATAGAATGAATATGTTCCCCATGATAACTGGGTTCATGAGTTATGGTCAACAAACAATACGTGCTACAAGGTACATTGGTCAAAGTTTCATAACTACCTTATCCCACACAAATCGTTTACCTATAACGATTCATTACCCTTATGAAAAATCAATTACACCGGAACGTTTCCGGGGGCGAATCCACTTTGAATTTGATAAATGTATTGCTTGTGAAGTATGTGTTCGGGTATGCCCGATAGATCTACCCCTTGTGGATTGGAGATTTAAAAAGGATATTAAAAGGAAACAGTTGCTTAATTATAGTATTGATTTCGGAGTTTGTATATTTTGTGGCAATTGTGTTGAGTACTGTCCGACAAACTGTTTATCAATGACTGAAGAATATGAACTTTCTACTTATGATCGTCATGAATTGAATTACAATCAAATTGCTTTAAGCCGGTTACCCATCTCCATAATGGAAGATTACACAATTCAAACAATTAGGAATTCGACTGAAAATAAAATAGACGAAGAGAAATCGTCGAATTCAAGAACTATTACTGATTACTAAACTCATATTTTTTTTTGTTATAAAAATATCCTAATCCCTTTTTACTTCCTGGAATCCTTTAGTTTTAGTCAGTTCATGAAAAATTTTATActattttaatttctttttatccaTAATGGATTTACCTGGACCAATACATGAGATTCTTATGCTATTTGGGGGCTTTGTTCTTCTACTAGGAGGTCTAGGAGTAGTATTACTTACCAACCCCATTTATTCTGCCTTTTCGTTGGGATTAGTTCTTGTTTGTATATCCTTATTCTATTTTTTATTAAATTCCTACTTTGTAGCTGTGGCACAACTTCTTATTTATGTGGGAGCCATAAATGTCTTGATCATATTCGCTGTCATGTTCGTAAATGGCTCAGAATGGTCTAAAGATAAGAATTATTGGACTATTGGAGATGGGTTTACTTCAATCGTTTGTATAACTATTGTTTTTTCACTAATGACTACTATCCCAGATACATCATGGTATGGAATTCTTTGGACGACAAGATCAAACCAAATAGTAGAACAGGGTCTCATAAATAATGTTCAACAAATTGGGATTCATTTAGCAACCGATTTTTATCTTCCGTTTGAACTCATTTCCATAATTCTTCTAGTTTCTTTAATAGGTGCAATTACTATGGCTCGGCAATAAGAAAACTTAGAAAGAGTAAAAATTATAAGAATTGCAAATCTAAAATAAATAACTAAAGAATCACAATTTTGATTTAGTAAAAACCATCTACCGCCAACAAATAacttctttcttttctcttttgttGTGTAATTGTTCTATTGTAATTAATTAAATCGGTTCAATTCTTGTCCTCATATTGAAATGAATCGGGATTGATAAGGAGTTAATTAATGATGTTTGAGCTTGTACTTTTtttgagtgtctatttattttcgaTTGGTATCTATGGATTGATCACAAGCCGAAACATGGTTAGAGCTCTAATATGTCTTGAACTTATACTTAATTCAATTAATCTAAATCTCGTAACATTTTCTGATCTATTTGATAGTCGCCAATTAAAAGGAGACATTTTCGCAATTTTTGTGATAGCCCTTGCGGCTGCTGAGGCCGCTATTGGACTATCCATTCTTTCTTCTATCCATCGTAATAGGAAATCAACTCGTATCAATCAATCTAATTTATTGAATAATTAGACTATGGAATAATTGGACTTTTTAATTAAGTAGACATACAATCCTCTAAACAAAGGCGCACATATAACAATATGGAATATTAAGATGAATAGAAATCAATACTATACTATACTATAGTATTTTCTTAGTATTATTTGAGAATATAAATTCTCTTTAAGTAGGTTATTGCATAGTATTCTTTTTTAACTTAAAGGAATTTTTGTAATTCATTGATATTGCAATTTAAATATTGCAATAATTTATATTGAAAAGAGGATAGCCAATTTATTGGCTAATTCGAATTCATATGTACAATTAGTATAATTCTGATTGTTGAAGTCAAAAATTCAAGTCTCTTGGCTCTTTTCACGCTTTCTCACAAACGGATTCAAAAATAGTAATCTATTTTTGAAGTTTGGATAAACCATTGCTTCGTCTGGTGTCTACAATACATATTACTCATATAATACTAATTTTATTTTTACCAGATCGAAAATTTTTATGTTGAAAAGAAAAATTTATAGATCCAATGTCACATTCCGTAAAAATTTACGATACATGTATAGGATGCACTCAATGTGTACGAGCTTGTCCAACAGATGTATTAGAAATGATACCCTGGGATGGATGTAAAGCCAAGCAAATAGCTTCTGCCCCGAGAACTGAAGATTGTGTGGGTTGTAAGAGATGCGAATCCGCTTGCCCGACGGATTTTTTAAGTGTACGCGTTTATTTAGGGCCTGAAACAACCCGTAGCATGGCTTTATCTTATTGATACGTTACAAAAAACTTCATTTGAATCGTCTGATTCCTCTTTACCGAAGAAGCCTGTGCTCGAAATAATCGAGCACGGGCTTTTCTGGTCAAAACGTATCTTGTCTTTACCACTTAATCATGAGTTATTTTCCTTGGTTAACAATACTTGTTGTTTTGCCGATATTTGCAGGTTCATTAATTTTCTTTTACCTCATAGGGGAAACAAAATAGTTAGGTGGTATACTATATCCATTTGTTTATTAGAATTCCTTCTAATGACTTATGCATTCTGCTATCATTTCCAACTGGAGGATCCTTTAATCCAATTAAAGGAGGATTATAAATGGATAGATATCTTCGATTTCCACTGGAGATTGGGAATCGATGGACTTTCATTAGGATCTATTTTATTGACAGGATTTATCACTACTTTAGCTACTTTAGCAGCTTGGCCAGTTACCCGGAATTCGCGATTATTCTATTTCTTGATGCTAGCAATGTATAGTGGTCAAATAGGATTATTTTCTTCGCGAGACCTTTTACTTTTTTTTATCATGTGGGAGTTAGAATTAATTCCTGTTTACTTACTTTTATCCATGTGGGGGGGAAAGAGGCGTCTATATTCAGCTACAAAGTTTATTTTGTATACTGCAGGCGGCTCCATCTTTTTCTTAATCGGAGTTCTGGGTATGGGCTTATATGGTTATGGTTCCAACGAACTGGGATTAGATTTGGAAAGATTAATTAATCAATCATACCCTGCAACCTTGGAAATACTTTTATATTTTGGCTTCCTTATTGCTTATGCTGTCAAATTGCCAATTATACCCCTACATACGTGGTTACCCGATACCCATGGGGAAGCGCATTATAGTACATGTATGCTTTTAGCGGGAATCTTATTAAAGATGGGAGCATATGGATTGATTCGGATCAACATGGAATTGTTACCTCATGCTCATTATCTATTTTCGCCCTGGTTAGTAATAATAGGAGCGATCCAAATAATCTATGCAGCTTCAACTTCTCTTGGTCAACGAAATTTCAAAAAAAGAATAGCCTATTCCTCTATATCTCACATGGGTTTCATAATTATAGGAATTGGTTCCATAACCAACATTGGACTCAATGGAGCTATTTTACAAATATTATCCCATGGATTTATTGGTGCTACACTTTTTTTCTTGGCAGGAACGGCTTCCGATAGAATGCGTCTTGTTTATCTCGAAGAACTGGGAGGAATATCTATCCCAATGCCAAAAATTTTTACTATGTTTAGTAGCTTTTCAATGGCTTCTCTTGCCTTACCAGGAATGAGTGGTTTTGTCGCAGAATTAGTAGTCTTTTTTGGCCTAATTACTAGTCCAAAATTTCTGTTAATGCCAAAAATGCTAATTACTTTTGTAATGGCAATAGGAATGATATTAACTCCTATTTATTTATTATCTATGTTACGCCAGATGTTCTATGGATACAAGCTATTTAATGTTCCAAACGCAAATTTTGTGGATTCTGGACCACGAGAACTCTTTATTTTAATCTGTATCTTTTTACCAGTAATAGGAATTGGTATTTATCCAGATTTTGTTCTCTCCCTATCCATTGACAGGGTGGAGGCTCTCGTATCCAATTATTATCCTAAATAGGTTTTTTACCAGTCCGGTCTATTAATGAGGAAGTCTAATTAGATCTATCTTGAATTTTTGAGAACCCTTTGATAAGGCGTTCAAGGGGTTCTCAAATAAAACATAAAAGAAAACCCTTCATAAAGGGTTTTCTTTTATCTAATCATTTAGATGTTAATATAAACGAACCATAACTATGTAAACCTATTCCTAATAGATTGATACCAAAATAGCAGATCCAAATTATAAGAAATCCTATCGAAGCTACAAGTGCAGAATTCGTACCCTTCCAATTTAGATTTGTTCTACTATGTAAATAAATTGCAAATATGGTCCAAGTAATAAATGCCCAAGTTTCCTTAGGATCCCAATTCCAATAGGATCCCCACGCGTCATTAGCCCATACTGCTCCACAAAGAATACCTATGGTTAAAAGGGTAAATCCTAGGCTAATGACACGATAACTCCAAGAATCTAAACGCTCCGTTaattgatatttgtaataatttgGGAATGAAGGGACAGAGGTGCTTTTTAAAGAACTTCTTTTTACATAGAAATCACTAAAGAAAAATGTTTTAAGtaaaacattttttttctttttagaaaagaaaaagaaattattTCGAAATCTAATGATTAGAATAGCGGCAGATAATAAGGATCCGCACAAAAGAGTTGCATAGCTTAGTAACATCATACTGACATGCATCATTAACCACTGAGATTGGAGAGCGGGTACTAGTATTGTGGATTGATGCATTTCAGTTAAAAGACCCGATGTGGCAAAGCCTTGCGTTAaaatagtacttggcgtagttattGTGCTTAAATCATTTTTAGAGTTCTGTATCTTAGGAATGGTATGAAGAATATACAGAGCCCATGAAAGGAAGATCAACGACTCATATAAATTACTTAATGGAAAATGTCCCGAAGAAGCCCAGCGAGAAACTAGGAATCCTGTTATAGAGAAAAAAGTAACTATCATTCCTTTTTCTGACGAATCACGTAATCCCCCAAGTTCATGAACTAATAAGGTTATCAAATGAATCGTAATCACAATGGAAATGGTTGAGAAGGAGATATGATTTAATATATGTTCTAAAGTTGCAAATAGCATAAGGGGAAGGTCTCATTACAAAATTGTAAATTTCGAATTGAATCCATTTTATAATCTATTATATTCTTTTTCGAGAATGCCGCCACTCGGATTCGAACCGAGATGCTTGAGCACTGCTTCCTAAGAGCAGCGTGTCTACCAATTTCACCATGGCGGCTAACTTCAAATAATAGGTAACTTAAAAGAATAATAGCTATTATCTCGCGAATCGTCGAGATTGGGAAAGTCCATAAAATTTAGGAACATTAGAGTCTTCATTAAAATATACTTCGTTTATGTAGTATCGTTGCGATTTTTTTTTACAATAAACTCTTGCTTTGCCTAATGGAAACACCGCTTGAAAGACTTGGAACTCCTCTTTTATAAGTTGCAATAtagaactaatttttttttttctaATTAGTTTCTCCCTAAAATTAAATTTTTTCCATTTTATTTTGATTGAACAAAATTTAAAGAATGAAAGTCTTTATGCTCTTATTAATAGGATTTACTAACCTTAAACCAATTATTTTGGAGAAAATAGATGTAAGTGGTAAGTTTTATTGCAAGAAGACTCCACTTTTCCTAATAGAAttctcataataaaatatgagaaTTCTATTAGGAAAAGTTTATTGATCAAGAATACTTAGCACACAGTATACCAAAACTTTTATTCCATATAGCGGATATAGGAGGGGTTTGTTCTAAGAATCTTGTGTTGAGTAATTCGACACATAAAAGTacattaattaattaattaattaatccAAATTATTCATATTAAATAATTGGAATTATTTTTTGATAGGTCAATTCATATTATTCCAAAACCTTATTATTTGTTTGTTTGTTGCCTAGAAAAACCTTTTGGTTTTGGATGCTCATTGCCACTCGAAAATGATTTTGATTTTGCTAAAGAATAAGCCTGTACTATGGAAAAATAAGTCTTTTTCTTCCAAATATTTTTACGAATACGCTTTTTTGACATTGAAGTACGTTTTTTTGGAACTGCCATTCAAAAAGGAAATTACTTTTTTCTAGTTGTATGTGAAAGACATCTTTGGTATTTATACTCAGATATTGAAAGATACTGAAATTCTGAATTATTTTTTACTTTGTTTTAATAATATAGAATATATAGAAAGGTTTTCCGTTTAAATCTATTTATATATATTTATATAGTAAAGTATACTCTATATATAGATATATGGTATGGAAGCCTATCCCCTATATAAGACGAGTGGATAAAAAGAAGGGAAAATAAAAATAGTTAATTAAGTTCAGAATAGTATTCCATGTCTCTTAAACAAGGCATTCTAAAACTTAGGTAATTATAGTCATTAGGATTTCAGTTCTATATGAAGTAACGACTATTTGATAATTTATTATAAACATGGGTTTTCTTTTTATTGGAATTCGATTAATCAGTTACAAAACAAGAGAGCTGTTTCATCTTTGTTTTAAAGAAATATCAAAATTAATAGAAAGTAAAAAAATGCaacctttttttttattttaataaATATCCTTATTTAGGTAATAACTAGGTAACGAAGTTATTTGATTAACTTttttaatttaattaattaaaCCCATTCTTCATTTTTGCTTATTCTTTTTATTTATTCCTTCAGAAAGAGATAAGAATTGGTTTGGTGAATCGGAAACAATTTTTTTTTATAGAAAAATTAAAGTAAAAATTGCAATTTCTTTTCTTATGGAACATACATATCAATATGCATGGGTAATCCCTCTTCTCCCACTTCCAGTTATTATGTCAATGGGGTTTGGCCTTTTTTTTATTCCGACAGCAACAAGAAATCTTCGTCGCATATGGGCTTTTCCTAGTGTTTTATTCTTAAGTATAGCTATGGTATTCTCCATTCAACTGTCTATTCAACAAATAAATGGAAGTTCTATCTATCAGTACCTATGGTCTTGGACCGTCAATAATGATTTTTCCTTAGAATTTGGATACTTGATTGACCCACTTACTTCTATTATGTTAATACTAATTACTACTGTAGGAATCCTGGTTCTTATTTATAGTGATGGTTATATGTCTCACGATGAAGGATATTTGAGATTTTTTGTTTATATAAGTTTTTTCACTACTTCTATGTTGGGATTGGTTACTAGCTCCAATTTGATACAAATTTATTTTTTTTGGGAACTCGTGGGAATGTGTTCCTATTTATTGATAGGCTTTTGGTTTACACGACCGATCGCCGCGAGTGCTTGTCAAAAAGCTTTTGTAACTAATCGTGTAGGAGATTTTGGTTTATTATTAGGAATTTTAGGTTTTTTTTGGATAACAGGTAGTTTAGAGTTTAGGGATTTGTTCAAAATAGCTAATAACTGGATTCCTAATAATGGAATTAACTCTTTACTTACTACTTTGTGTGCTTTTTTATTATTCCTTGGTGCAGTTGCGAAATCTGCACAATTCCCTCTTCACGTATGGTTACCAGATGCTATGGAAGGACCCACTCCCATTTCGGCTCTTATACACGCAGCAACTATGGTTGCTGCCGGGATTTTTCTTCTAGCtcggctttttcctcttttcataTCTCTACCTTTGATAATGACTTTAATTTCTTTAGTAGGTACAATAACACTTTTCTTAGGAGCTACTTTAGCTATTGCTCAAAGAGATATTAAAAGAAGCTTAGCCTATTCTACAATGTCTCAATTGGGTTATATGATGTTAGCTCTAGGTATAGGTTCTTATCAAGCTGCTTTATTTCATTTGATCACTCATGCTTATTCAAAAGCTTTATTGTTCTTGGGATCTGGATCCATTATTCATTCAATGGAACCTCTTGTTGGATATTCACCAGAAAAAAGTCAGAATATGGTTCTTATGGGCGGTTTAAGAAAATACATTCCAATTACAAGAACAACTTTTTTATGGGGTACACTTTCTCTTTGTGGTATTCCACCTCTTGCTTGCTTTTGGTCCAAAGATGAGATTCTTAGTAATAGTTGGTTGTATTCGCCCTTTTTTGGAATAATAGCCTCCTTTACTGCAGGATTAACTGCCTTTTATATGTTTCGGATATATTTACTTACATTTGATGGGTATTTGCGTGTTCATTTTCAAAATTACAGTACCACTAAAGAGGGTTACTTGTATTCAATATCCTTATGGGGAAAAAAGATACCCAAAAGAGTTAATAGGGATTTCATTTTATCAACAACaaagaatggagttgctttttttTCACAAAAGAGACCCAAAATGAAAGGTAATACAAGAAATAGAATAGGATACTTTAGTACGTCCTTTGGGGCTAAAAACACTTTTGCTTATCCGCATGAAATGGGGAATACTATGTTATTTCCTCTTCTGATATTACTGCTTTTTACTTTATTCATTGGATTTATAGGAATCTCTTTTGATAATGGAGCAATGGATAATGGAATAGCGGAGTTAACCCTATTATCAAAGTGGTTAACTCCCTCAATAAACTTGACTCAAGAAAGTTCTAATTCTTCTATAAATTCATATGAATTTCTTACTAATGCTATTTCTTCTGTAAGTCTAGCCATCTTtggtttattcatagcatatatctTATATGGATCCCCTTATTCTTTTTTTCAGAATTTGGATTTAATAAATTCCTTTTACAAGGAAAGTCCGAAAAAATACTTTTTCTTTTTAGATCAAGTAAAAAAAAAGATATACAGTTGGTCATATAATCGCGGTTATATGGATATTTTTTATACTAGGGTCTTTACTCTCGGTATAAGAAGATTAACCGAACTAACGGAGTTTTTCGATAAGGGTATCATTGATGGAATTACCAATGGAGTGGGTCTTGTTAGTTTTTGTATAGGAGAAGAAATTAAATATGTAGGAGGAGGGCGAATCTCGTCTTATTTATTCTTTTTTTTATGTTATGTATCCGTTTTTTTATTCTTTTTTATTTCTTAACTTAAGCTATTTACGAGTATCTTGTCTAAATAACTATCTTATCCCTTCCCCCTTCCTACCCTCTTCTACCATCTTTCTATCTACTTCCTCTACTCTACCTACTGTTTTCCGCGATTTTTTCCATTCCTCTGTGTAAATAGCCTAATATGGGTTCACAATCAATAACATCCTCACCATCGAGAGTAACGATCAGTCGAAGAACACCATGCATTGATGGGTGTTGAGGGCCCATATTGACTATCATGAGATCTTTTCTTGTAAGCGGTAGACTCATATCCTTAATTCATTATTCCATGAAAATGGATTATTCCATGAATTCCTCAAAACGAGGCTCATCAAAATGCAAAATCTAAGACTACTATAAGACTACtaagaaaataagaaaaaaatTAGAACGATTAAATTACTGCTCCCGAATATTCAACTGACTGATTAATTTCTTATAACGTACTCTATTTTTCTTTGCCAAATAAGCCAGCAAACGTCGACGTTTTCCCAAAAGTATTCGTAGACCTCTTTCCGATGAAAAATCTTTTTGTGTAATTCCAAATGTGAAGCAAGTCTCCGTATCTTATTGGTGAAACTGAATACTTGAAATTCAACAGAACCCctgttttcttctttttcttctttaacCATAAATCCCAAAATTTTTCTACCTCCTTTCTTTTTCATATATTTTTCTGAtcaggaaaaataaaaaattatGTCAGTTATTTTGAAGTTATTCTAATCTCGTACACacaaaaatttgcaattattcatCTACTGCTGGAATTTGGATTTATTTTATCGATGCAAATTAGATTTGGATAGAAGAGTACATTCTTTCTAATATTTTAGATAGAAGAAATGTTTCTTCTATCTAAAATATTAGAAAGAATTTTGCTGATTTATTTATTGCTATATCCAATTTATGGAATTGATACACCATTTAATTGATATCATTTAGCAAAATGAAACACAGCATATGCATCCATCTTTCGGCTCGAGAATTTCACGGGATAGAGATATGGTATAAGAAATAGGCTATTAAGTAACTCTAAATGAATTGTGGATACATCTGTATCCTTAACATACTGAAACGATTGCCATTATTCGTATCAAACCAATAGCGATTCATACAAGCTAAATCTTCTAATCAATGGTGGGCCAATAATGAATTTTTTTGCATATGTATTAAGACGCTCGGCCTGATTTCGAAATTGTCCAGAGTTT
Protein-coding regions in this window:
- the LOC127321852 gene encoding NAD(P)H-quinone oxidoreductase subunit 5, chloroplastic; this translates as MEHTYQYAWVIPLLPLPVIMSMGFGLFFIPTATRNLRRIWAFPSVLFLSIAMVFSIQLSIQQINGSSIYQYLWSWTVNNDFSLEFGYLIDPLTSIMLILITTVGILVLIYSDGYMSHDEGYLRFFVYISFFTTSMLGLVTSSNLIQIYFFWELVGMCSYLLIGFWFTRPIAASACQKAFVTNRVGDFGLLLGILGFFWITGSLEFRDLFKIANNWIPNNGINSLLTTLCAFLLFLGAVAKSAQFPLHVWLPDAMEGPTPISALIHAATMVAAGIFLLARLFPLFISLPLIMTLISLVGTITLFLGATLAIAQRDIKRSLAYSTMSQLGYMMLALGIGSYQAALFHLITHAYSKALLFLGSGSIIHSMEPLVGYSPEKSQNMVLMGGLRKYIPITRTTFLWGTLSLCGIPPLACFWSKDEILSNSWLYSPFFGIIASFTAGLTAFYMFRIYLLTFDGYLRVHFQNYSTTKEGYLYSISLWGKKIPKRVNRDFILSTTKNGVAFFSQKRPKMKGNTRNRIGYFSTSFGAKNTFAYPHEMGNTMLFPLLILLLFTLFIGFIGISFDNGAMDNGIAELTLLSKWLTPSINLTQESSNSSINSYEFLTNAISSVSLAIFGLFIAYILYGSPYSFFQNLDLINSFYKESPKKYFFFLDQVKKKIYSWSYNRGYMDIFYTRVFTLGIRRLTELTEFFDKGIIDGITNGVGLVSFCIGEEIKYVGGGRISSYLFFFLCYVSVFLFFFIS